The sequence CCTGACCTCCATCACCGGCTCCCAGGGAACAAAAAGCCGCAGAGCTTCCTTCTTCTCCCTGCCGATGATGCCTGAGACGATGAGGGTCCCTTTCTTCTTCAACAGCCCCATGATGTGTCCCGACGACAGGGCGAAGGTGCGGATGTCGAGGTTGGCGAGGACGACGTCGTACCTTCCGCTCACATCCATGAGATCGGCACAGACGACCTCGACCCCCGCTGTTCCGTTGAGGAGCACGTTCTTTTGCGCCGAAAGGACCGCGTCAAGGTCGTTGTCGACGGCGTAAACGCGCCGGGCGCCCTTCACGCGGGCGTACAGGGACAGGAGCGCCGAGCCGCAGCCGAGATCGAGGACGCGCTTCCCCGCGAGGTCCGTCTGCCTCATGAGCTTCATCATGAGCCGTGTCGACTCGTGCCTGCCCGTGCCGAAGGCCATCCCGGGCTCGATGGTGATATACGTGACCCCTTCCCGCCTTCCGTTCCAGGGTGCCCGGATGACAATGTCCTCGACCGTAACGGGCCGGAAATACCGCTTCGCCATCTCTGAGTAATCGCGGCGCGCTTCGTCGGTGACGCGGACGTCCCTCACGGCGATCCCGCTTCGCCGCATTGCCGTGAGGTACGTCTCCACCTGTTCCGGGTAGGCCCTGACGATCGTTTCCCCGCCCTCTTCAACGACCCATATCCCCGACGGGGAATGGAGCGTGTAGATCTCCTCGGGCAGCAACTCCTCTCCCCCCGGCTCCACCACGATATCGACACGCTTCACCGTCTTCGCCACATCGCCTTTCACCAACACCTCCCCACAGGTCTGATCGACATCGGCCGCACCGTCCTCATTTCTTGTCTATTGCCCATCGATACCCTATGCGAGATTATAGCGGAAAGCCCCTGCATTATCAATCGGGACAGGCGGAAAGACCGCTCCAGGCTCGGAG comes from Syntrophorhabdus sp. and encodes:
- a CDS encoding methyltransferase — encoded protein: MKGDVAKTVKRVDIVVEPGGEELLPEEIYTLHSPSGIWVVEEGGETIVRAYPEQVETYLTAMRRSGIAVRDVRVTDEARRDYSEMAKRYFRPVTVEDIVIRAPWNGRREGVTYITIEPGMAFGTGRHESTRLMMKLMRQTDLAGKRVLDLGCGSALLSLYARVKGARRVYAVDNDLDAVLSAQKNVLLNGTAGVEVVCADLMDVSGRYDVVLANLDIRTFALSSGHIMGLLKKKGTLIVSGIIGREKKEALRLFVPWEPVMEVRKNAWRGFVLRR